The Athene noctua chromosome 13, bAthNoc1.hap1.1, whole genome shotgun sequence genome has a segment encoding these proteins:
- the VPS33B gene encoding vacuolar protein sorting-associated protein 33B isoform X2 — translation MAFAGRRDVPEPPDFGILKRLARDQLIYLLEQLPGRKDLFIEADLMSPLDRIANVSILKQHEVDKLYKVDSRPALSTSDQFCFLVRPRIKTMRYIADIVNADKMSGRSRKYKIIFSPQKFYACEMVLEEEGVFGDVTCDEWSFYLLPLDEDIISMELPEFFRDYFLEGDHRWINSVARALQLLNSLYGPFGKAYGIGRCAKMSYELWRDLEEESESDGQGRKPEIGNIFLMDRDMDYVTALCSQVVYEGLVDDTFRIKCGSVDFGPDVTSSDKSIKVLLNAQDKVFSQIRNEHFSSVFGFLSQKSRNLQAQYDRRRGMDIKQMKNFVSQELKGLKQEHRLLSLHIGACESIMKKKTKQDFQEMIKAEHSLLEGVDVRESTSFIEEHIDRQVSPIESLRLMCLLSITENGLIPKDYRSLKTQYLQSYGPEHLLTFHNLKRVGLLTEQAAGETLTAVESKVSKLVTDRAAGKITDAFNSLARKSNFRAISKKLGLIPRVDGEYDLKMPRDMAYVFSGAYIPLSCKIIEQVLERRGWLGLEEVVRLLNGNEFSVSDSTVEDNPTWESQRVILAVFLGGCTFSEIAALRFLGKERGCKFIFLTTAITNSARMMEAMIEAKA, via the exons aTGGCCTTCGCCGGCCGCCGCGACGTGCCCGAGCCGCCCGACTTCGGCATCCTGAAGCGGCTGGCGCGGGACCAGCTCATctacctgctggagcag CTTCCCGGGAGGAAGGACCTGTTCATCGAGGCCGACCTGATGAGCCCCCTGGACCGCATCGCCAATGTCTCCATCCTGAAG cagcacgAGGTGGACAAGCTGTACAAGGTGGACAGCCGGCCAGCCCTCAGCACCAGCGACCA GTTCTGCTTCCTTGTCCGGCCGCGGATCAAGACCATGCGGTACATCGCCG ATATTGTCAATGCTGACAAGATGTCTGGGAGGAGCAGGAAGTACAAGATTATCTTCAGCCCCCAAAAG tTTTATGCTTGTGAGATGGTGCTGGAGGAAGAGGGAGTCTTTGGTG ATGTCACCTGTGATGAATGGTCCTTCTACCTGCTGCCCCTGGATGAAGACATCATCAGCATGGAGCTGCCCGAGTTCTTCCGCGACTACTTCTTG GAGGGAGATCACCGCTGGATCAACTCTGTTGCCCGAGCCCTGCAGCTACTGAACTCCCTATACGGGCCTTTTGGCAAGGCCTATGGCATCGGCCGGTGCGCTAAG ATGAGCTACGAGCTGTGGCGAGACCTGGAGGAGGAGAGCGAGAGCGATGGCCAGGGCAGGAAGCCTGAGATTGGCAACATCTTCCTCATGGACAGAG ACATGGACTATGTGACAGCACTGTGCTCCCAGGTGGTGTACGAGGGGCTGGTGGATGACACCTTCCGCATCAAGTGCG ggagtGTGGATTTTGGGCCAGACGTTACCTCTTCTGACAAGAGTATTAAGGTGCTGCTCAATGCCCAGGACAAA GTCTTCAGCCAGATTCGGAACGAGCACTTCTCCAGCGTGTTTGGCTTCCTGAGCCAGAAGTCGCGTAACTTGCAGGCACAGTACGAT CGGCGCCGCGGCATGGACATCAAGCAGATGAAGAACTTTGTCTCCCAGGAACTGAAGGGACTAAAGCAAGAGCATCGCCTCCTGAGCCTGC ATATTGGTGCCTGTGAGTCCATCATGAAGAAGAAAACCAAGCAGGATTTCCAGGAGATGATCAAGGCTGAGCACT ctctgctggaagGTGTCGACGTGCGCGAGAGCACCAGCTTCATTGAGGAGCACATCGACCGGCAG GTATCCCCCATCGAGAGCCTGCGCCTGATGTGCCTCCTGTCCATTACGGAGAACG GTCTCATCCCCAAAGACTACCGCTCCCTCAAAACCCAGTACCTGCAG AGCTACGGGCCTGAGCACTTGCTGACCTTCCACAACCTGAAGCGTGTGGGGCTGCTGACCGAGCAGGCGGCAGGAGAGACCCTGACTGCCGTGGAGAGCAAAGTCAGCAAACTGGTGACAGACCGCGCCGCAG GAAAGATCACAGATGCGTTTAATTCTTTGGCCAGGAAGAGCAATTTTCGAGCCATAAGCAAGAAACTGGGCTTG ATCCCCCGGGTGGACGGAGAGTACGACCTGAAAATGCCTCGGGACATGGCTTATGTGTTCAGTGGGGCCTACATCCCCCTGAGCTGCAAGATCATTGAGCAG GTGTTGGAGCGCCGGGGCTGGCTGGGCCTGGAGGAGGTCGTGCGGCTGCTCAACGGCAACGAGTTTTCCGTCTCAG ACAGCACTGTGGAGGACAACCCCACCTGGGAGTCCCAGCGCGTCATCCTCGCTGTCTTCCTTGGGGGCTGCACCTTCTCTGAAATCGCTGCCCTGCGGTTTCTGGGGAAGGAGAGAG GTTGCAAGTTCATCTTCCTGACCACGGCCATCACCAACAGCGCCCGCATGATGGAGGCCATGATCGAGGCCAAGGCCTga
- the VPS33B gene encoding vacuolar protein sorting-associated protein 33B isoform X5 has translation MAFAGRRDVPEPPDFGILKRLARDQLIYLLEQQHEVDKLYKVDSRPALSTSDQFCFLVRPRIKTMRYIADIVNADKMSGRSRKYKIIFSPQKFYACEMVLEEEGVFGDVTCDEWSFYLLPLDEDIISMELPEFFRDYFLEGDHRWINSVARALQLLNSLYGPFGKAYGIGRCAKMSYELWRDLEEESESDGQGRKPEIGNIFLMDRDMDYVTALCSQVVYEGLVDDTFRIKCGSVDFGPDVTSSDKSIKVLLNAQDKVFSQIRNEHFSSVFGFLSQKSRNLQAQYDRRRGMDIKQMKNFVSQELKGLKQEHRLLSLHIGACESIMKKKTKQDFQEMIKAEHSLLEGVDVRESTSFIEEHIDRQVSPIESLRLMCLLSITENGLIPKDYRSLKTQYLQSYGPEHLLTFHNLKRVGLLTEQAAGETLTAVESKVSKLVTDRAAGKITDAFNSLARKSNFRAISKKLGLIPRVDGEYDLKMPRDMAYVFSGAYIPLSCKIIEQVLERRGWLGLEEVVRLLNGNEFSVSDSTVEDNPTWESQRVILAVFLGGCTFSEIAALRFLGKERGCKFIFLTTAITNSARMMEAMIEAKA, from the exons aTGGCCTTCGCCGGCCGCCGCGACGTGCCCGAGCCGCCCGACTTCGGCATCCTGAAGCGGCTGGCGCGGGACCAGCTCATctacctgctggagcag cagcacgAGGTGGACAAGCTGTACAAGGTGGACAGCCGGCCAGCCCTCAGCACCAGCGACCA GTTCTGCTTCCTTGTCCGGCCGCGGATCAAGACCATGCGGTACATCGCCG ATATTGTCAATGCTGACAAGATGTCTGGGAGGAGCAGGAAGTACAAGATTATCTTCAGCCCCCAAAAG tTTTATGCTTGTGAGATGGTGCTGGAGGAAGAGGGAGTCTTTGGTG ATGTCACCTGTGATGAATGGTCCTTCTACCTGCTGCCCCTGGATGAAGACATCATCAGCATGGAGCTGCCCGAGTTCTTCCGCGACTACTTCTTG GAGGGAGATCACCGCTGGATCAACTCTGTTGCCCGAGCCCTGCAGCTACTGAACTCCCTATACGGGCCTTTTGGCAAGGCCTATGGCATCGGCCGGTGCGCTAAG ATGAGCTACGAGCTGTGGCGAGACCTGGAGGAGGAGAGCGAGAGCGATGGCCAGGGCAGGAAGCCTGAGATTGGCAACATCTTCCTCATGGACAGAG ACATGGACTATGTGACAGCACTGTGCTCCCAGGTGGTGTACGAGGGGCTGGTGGATGACACCTTCCGCATCAAGTGCG ggagtGTGGATTTTGGGCCAGACGTTACCTCTTCTGACAAGAGTATTAAGGTGCTGCTCAATGCCCAGGACAAA GTCTTCAGCCAGATTCGGAACGAGCACTTCTCCAGCGTGTTTGGCTTCCTGAGCCAGAAGTCGCGTAACTTGCAGGCACAGTACGAT CGGCGCCGCGGCATGGACATCAAGCAGATGAAGAACTTTGTCTCCCAGGAACTGAAGGGACTAAAGCAAGAGCATCGCCTCCTGAGCCTGC ATATTGGTGCCTGTGAGTCCATCATGAAGAAGAAAACCAAGCAGGATTTCCAGGAGATGATCAAGGCTGAGCACT ctctgctggaagGTGTCGACGTGCGCGAGAGCACCAGCTTCATTGAGGAGCACATCGACCGGCAG GTATCCCCCATCGAGAGCCTGCGCCTGATGTGCCTCCTGTCCATTACGGAGAACG GTCTCATCCCCAAAGACTACCGCTCCCTCAAAACCCAGTACCTGCAG AGCTACGGGCCTGAGCACTTGCTGACCTTCCACAACCTGAAGCGTGTGGGGCTGCTGACCGAGCAGGCGGCAGGAGAGACCCTGACTGCCGTGGAGAGCAAAGTCAGCAAACTGGTGACAGACCGCGCCGCAG GAAAGATCACAGATGCGTTTAATTCTTTGGCCAGGAAGAGCAATTTTCGAGCCATAAGCAAGAAACTGGGCTTG ATCCCCCGGGTGGACGGAGAGTACGACCTGAAAATGCCTCGGGACATGGCTTATGTGTTCAGTGGGGCCTACATCCCCCTGAGCTGCAAGATCATTGAGCAG GTGTTGGAGCGCCGGGGCTGGCTGGGCCTGGAGGAGGTCGTGCGGCTGCTCAACGGCAACGAGTTTTCCGTCTCAG ACAGCACTGTGGAGGACAACCCCACCTGGGAGTCCCAGCGCGTCATCCTCGCTGTCTTCCTTGGGGGCTGCACCTTCTCTGAAATCGCTGCCCTGCGGTTTCTGGGGAAGGAGAGAG GTTGCAAGTTCATCTTCCTGACCACGGCCATCACCAACAGCGCCCGCATGATGGAGGCCATGATCGAGGCCAAGGCCTga
- the VPS33B gene encoding vacuolar protein sorting-associated protein 33B isoform X4, with the protein MAFAGRRDVPEPPDFGILKRLARDQLIYLLEQLPGRKDLFIEADLMSPLDRIANVSILKQHEVDKLYKVDSRPALSTSDQFCFLVRPRIKTMRYIADIVNADKMSGRSRKYKIIFSPQKFYACEMVLEEEGVFGDVTCDEWSFYLLPLDEDIISMELPEFFRDYFLEGDHRWINSVARALQLLNSLYGPFGKAYGIGRCAKMSYELWRDLEEESESDGQGRKPEIGNIFLMDRGSVDFGPDVTSSDKSIKVLLNAQDKVFSQIRNEHFSSVFGFLSQKSRNLQAQYDRRRGMDIKQMKNFVSQELKGLKQEHRLLSLHIGACESIMKKKTKQDFQEMIKAEHSLLEGVDVRESTSFIEEHIDRQVSPIESLRLMCLLSITENGLIPKDYRSLKTQYLQLGLRAEPAAPPQSYGPEHLLTFHNLKRVGLLTEQAAGETLTAVESKVSKLVTDRAAGKITDAFNSLARKSNFRAISKKLGLIPRVDGEYDLKMPRDMAYVFSGAYIPLSCKIIEQVLERRGWLGLEEVVRLLNGNEFSVSDSTVEDNPTWESQRVILAVFLGGCTFSEIAALRFLGKERGCKFIFLTTAITNSARMMEAMIEAKA; encoded by the exons aTGGCCTTCGCCGGCCGCCGCGACGTGCCCGAGCCGCCCGACTTCGGCATCCTGAAGCGGCTGGCGCGGGACCAGCTCATctacctgctggagcag CTTCCCGGGAGGAAGGACCTGTTCATCGAGGCCGACCTGATGAGCCCCCTGGACCGCATCGCCAATGTCTCCATCCTGAAG cagcacgAGGTGGACAAGCTGTACAAGGTGGACAGCCGGCCAGCCCTCAGCACCAGCGACCA GTTCTGCTTCCTTGTCCGGCCGCGGATCAAGACCATGCGGTACATCGCCG ATATTGTCAATGCTGACAAGATGTCTGGGAGGAGCAGGAAGTACAAGATTATCTTCAGCCCCCAAAAG tTTTATGCTTGTGAGATGGTGCTGGAGGAAGAGGGAGTCTTTGGTG ATGTCACCTGTGATGAATGGTCCTTCTACCTGCTGCCCCTGGATGAAGACATCATCAGCATGGAGCTGCCCGAGTTCTTCCGCGACTACTTCTTG GAGGGAGATCACCGCTGGATCAACTCTGTTGCCCGAGCCCTGCAGCTACTGAACTCCCTATACGGGCCTTTTGGCAAGGCCTATGGCATCGGCCGGTGCGCTAAG ATGAGCTACGAGCTGTGGCGAGACCTGGAGGAGGAGAGCGAGAGCGATGGCCAGGGCAGGAAGCCTGAGATTGGCAACATCTTCCTCATGGACAGAG ggagtGTGGATTTTGGGCCAGACGTTACCTCTTCTGACAAGAGTATTAAGGTGCTGCTCAATGCCCAGGACAAA GTCTTCAGCCAGATTCGGAACGAGCACTTCTCCAGCGTGTTTGGCTTCCTGAGCCAGAAGTCGCGTAACTTGCAGGCACAGTACGAT CGGCGCCGCGGCATGGACATCAAGCAGATGAAGAACTTTGTCTCCCAGGAACTGAAGGGACTAAAGCAAGAGCATCGCCTCCTGAGCCTGC ATATTGGTGCCTGTGAGTCCATCATGAAGAAGAAAACCAAGCAGGATTTCCAGGAGATGATCAAGGCTGAGCACT ctctgctggaagGTGTCGACGTGCGCGAGAGCACCAGCTTCATTGAGGAGCACATCGACCGGCAG GTATCCCCCATCGAGAGCCTGCGCCTGATGTGCCTCCTGTCCATTACGGAGAACG GTCTCATCCCCAAAGACTACCGCTCCCTCAAAACCCAGTACCTGCAG CTGGGGCTCCGCGCTGAGCCAGCTGCCCCTCCCCAGAGCTACGGGCCTGAGCACTTGCTGACCTTCCACAACCTGAAGCGTGTGGGGCTGCTGACCGAGCAGGCGGCAGGAGAGACCCTGACTGCCGTGGAGAGCAAAGTCAGCAAACTGGTGACAGACCGCGCCGCAG GAAAGATCACAGATGCGTTTAATTCTTTGGCCAGGAAGAGCAATTTTCGAGCCATAAGCAAGAAACTGGGCTTG ATCCCCCGGGTGGACGGAGAGTACGACCTGAAAATGCCTCGGGACATGGCTTATGTGTTCAGTGGGGCCTACATCCCCCTGAGCTGCAAGATCATTGAGCAG GTGTTGGAGCGCCGGGGCTGGCTGGGCCTGGAGGAGGTCGTGCGGCTGCTCAACGGCAACGAGTTTTCCGTCTCAG ACAGCACTGTGGAGGACAACCCCACCTGGGAGTCCCAGCGCGTCATCCTCGCTGTCTTCCTTGGGGGCTGCACCTTCTCTGAAATCGCTGCCCTGCGGTTTCTGGGGAAGGAGAGAG GTTGCAAGTTCATCTTCCTGACCACGGCCATCACCAACAGCGCCCGCATGATGGAGGCCATGATCGAGGCCAAGGCCTga
- the HDDC3 gene encoding guanosine-3',5'-bis(diphosphate) 3'-pyrophosphohydrolase MESH1: MGSEAAALLEAVDFAAGKHKGQRRKDPEGTPFINHPIGVARILAHEAGVTDIVVLQAALLHDTVEDTDTTFSEIEERFGEEVRRVVEEVTDDKALPKMERKRLQIERAPSSSPRAKLVKLADKLYNLRDLNRCTPQGWSAQRVQEYFQWAARVVAGLRGTSPALEAALQRLFEERGLALGPPGSSGDTGDREGREPRAERAGQ, from the exons ATGGGCTCCGAGGCGGCGGCGCTGCTGGAGGCGGTGGATTTCGCGGCCGGGAAGCACAAGGGGCAGCGGCGGAAGGACCCCGAGGGCACCCCCTTCATCAACCACCCCATCG GCGTAGCCAGGATCCTGGCCCATGAGGCTGGTGTGACCGACATCGTCGTGCTGCAG GCCGCCCTCCTGCATGACACGGTGGAAGACACTGACACCACCTTCTCCGAGATCGAGGAGCGGTTCGGGGAGGAGGTGAGGCGCGTTGTGGAGGAGGTGACAGATGACAAAGCGCTGCCCAAGATGGAGCGGAAGCGCCTGCAGATCGAGCGggcacccagcagcagccccagggccaAACTGGTCAAACTGGCCGACAAGCTCTACAACCTGCGTGACCTGAACCGCTGCACCCCGCAAG GGTGGTCGGCGCAGCGCGTGCAGGAGTACTTCCAGTGGGCGGCGCGGGTGGTGGCCGGTCTGCGCGGGACGAGCCCGGCGCTGGAGGCCGCGCTGCAGCGGCTCTTCGAGGAGCGCGGCCTGGCCCTGGGGCCGCCGGGGAGCAGCGGCGACACCGGGGACCGGGAGGGGCGGGAGCCGCGGGCGGAGCGCGCCGGCCAATAA
- the VPS33B gene encoding vacuolar protein sorting-associated protein 33B isoform X3, with the protein MAFAGRRDVPEPPDFGILKRLARDQLIYLLEQLPGRKDLFIEADLMSPLDRIANVSILKHEVDKLYKVDSRPALSTSDQFCFLVRPRIKTMRYIADIVNADKMSGRSRKYKIIFSPQKFYACEMVLEEEGVFGDVTCDEWSFYLLPLDEDIISMELPEFFRDYFLEGDHRWINSVARALQLLNSLYGPFGKAYGIGRCAKMSYELWRDLEEESESDGQGRKPEIGNIFLMDRDMDYVTALCSQVVYEGLVDDTFRIKCGSVDFGPDVTSSDKSIKVLLNAQDKVFSQIRNEHFSSVFGFLSQKSRNLQAQYDRRRGMDIKQMKNFVSQELKGLKQEHRLLSLHIGACESIMKKKTKQDFQEMIKAEHSLLEGVDVRESTSFIEEHIDRQVSPIESLRLMCLLSITENGLIPKDYRSLKTQYLQSYGPEHLLTFHNLKRVGLLTEQAAGETLTAVESKVSKLVTDRAAGKITDAFNSLARKSNFRAISKKLGLIPRVDGEYDLKMPRDMAYVFSGAYIPLSCKIIEQVLERRGWLGLEEVVRLLNGNEFSVSDSTVEDNPTWESQRVILAVFLGGCTFSEIAALRFLGKERGCKFIFLTTAITNSARMMEAMIEAKA; encoded by the exons aTGGCCTTCGCCGGCCGCCGCGACGTGCCCGAGCCGCCCGACTTCGGCATCCTGAAGCGGCTGGCGCGGGACCAGCTCATctacctgctggagcag CTTCCCGGGAGGAAGGACCTGTTCATCGAGGCCGACCTGATGAGCCCCCTGGACCGCATCGCCAATGTCTCCATCCTGAAG cacgAGGTGGACAAGCTGTACAAGGTGGACAGCCGGCCAGCCCTCAGCACCAGCGACCA GTTCTGCTTCCTTGTCCGGCCGCGGATCAAGACCATGCGGTACATCGCCG ATATTGTCAATGCTGACAAGATGTCTGGGAGGAGCAGGAAGTACAAGATTATCTTCAGCCCCCAAAAG tTTTATGCTTGTGAGATGGTGCTGGAGGAAGAGGGAGTCTTTGGTG ATGTCACCTGTGATGAATGGTCCTTCTACCTGCTGCCCCTGGATGAAGACATCATCAGCATGGAGCTGCCCGAGTTCTTCCGCGACTACTTCTTG GAGGGAGATCACCGCTGGATCAACTCTGTTGCCCGAGCCCTGCAGCTACTGAACTCCCTATACGGGCCTTTTGGCAAGGCCTATGGCATCGGCCGGTGCGCTAAG ATGAGCTACGAGCTGTGGCGAGACCTGGAGGAGGAGAGCGAGAGCGATGGCCAGGGCAGGAAGCCTGAGATTGGCAACATCTTCCTCATGGACAGAG ACATGGACTATGTGACAGCACTGTGCTCCCAGGTGGTGTACGAGGGGCTGGTGGATGACACCTTCCGCATCAAGTGCG ggagtGTGGATTTTGGGCCAGACGTTACCTCTTCTGACAAGAGTATTAAGGTGCTGCTCAATGCCCAGGACAAA GTCTTCAGCCAGATTCGGAACGAGCACTTCTCCAGCGTGTTTGGCTTCCTGAGCCAGAAGTCGCGTAACTTGCAGGCACAGTACGAT CGGCGCCGCGGCATGGACATCAAGCAGATGAAGAACTTTGTCTCCCAGGAACTGAAGGGACTAAAGCAAGAGCATCGCCTCCTGAGCCTGC ATATTGGTGCCTGTGAGTCCATCATGAAGAAGAAAACCAAGCAGGATTTCCAGGAGATGATCAAGGCTGAGCACT ctctgctggaagGTGTCGACGTGCGCGAGAGCACCAGCTTCATTGAGGAGCACATCGACCGGCAG GTATCCCCCATCGAGAGCCTGCGCCTGATGTGCCTCCTGTCCATTACGGAGAACG GTCTCATCCCCAAAGACTACCGCTCCCTCAAAACCCAGTACCTGCAG AGCTACGGGCCTGAGCACTTGCTGACCTTCCACAACCTGAAGCGTGTGGGGCTGCTGACCGAGCAGGCGGCAGGAGAGACCCTGACTGCCGTGGAGAGCAAAGTCAGCAAACTGGTGACAGACCGCGCCGCAG GAAAGATCACAGATGCGTTTAATTCTTTGGCCAGGAAGAGCAATTTTCGAGCCATAAGCAAGAAACTGGGCTTG ATCCCCCGGGTGGACGGAGAGTACGACCTGAAAATGCCTCGGGACATGGCTTATGTGTTCAGTGGGGCCTACATCCCCCTGAGCTGCAAGATCATTGAGCAG GTGTTGGAGCGCCGGGGCTGGCTGGGCCTGGAGGAGGTCGTGCGGCTGCTCAACGGCAACGAGTTTTCCGTCTCAG ACAGCACTGTGGAGGACAACCCCACCTGGGAGTCCCAGCGCGTCATCCTCGCTGTCTTCCTTGGGGGCTGCACCTTCTCTGAAATCGCTGCCCTGCGGTTTCTGGGGAAGGAGAGAG GTTGCAAGTTCATCTTCCTGACCACGGCCATCACCAACAGCGCCCGCATGATGGAGGCCATGATCGAGGCCAAGGCCTga
- the VPS33B gene encoding vacuolar protein sorting-associated protein 33B isoform X1, translated as MAFAGRRDVPEPPDFGILKRLARDQLIYLLEQLPGRKDLFIEADLMSPLDRIANVSILKQHEVDKLYKVDSRPALSTSDQFCFLVRPRIKTMRYIADIVNADKMSGRSRKYKIIFSPQKFYACEMVLEEEGVFGDVTCDEWSFYLLPLDEDIISMELPEFFRDYFLEGDHRWINSVARALQLLNSLYGPFGKAYGIGRCAKMSYELWRDLEEESESDGQGRKPEIGNIFLMDRDMDYVTALCSQVVYEGLVDDTFRIKCGSVDFGPDVTSSDKSIKVLLNAQDKVFSQIRNEHFSSVFGFLSQKSRNLQAQYDRRRGMDIKQMKNFVSQELKGLKQEHRLLSLHIGACESIMKKKTKQDFQEMIKAEHSLLEGVDVRESTSFIEEHIDRQVSPIESLRLMCLLSITENGLIPKDYRSLKTQYLQLGLRAEPAAPPQSYGPEHLLTFHNLKRVGLLTEQAAGETLTAVESKVSKLVTDRAAGKITDAFNSLARKSNFRAISKKLGLIPRVDGEYDLKMPRDMAYVFSGAYIPLSCKIIEQVLERRGWLGLEEVVRLLNGNEFSVSDSTVEDNPTWESQRVILAVFLGGCTFSEIAALRFLGKERGCKFIFLTTAITNSARMMEAMIEAKA; from the exons aTGGCCTTCGCCGGCCGCCGCGACGTGCCCGAGCCGCCCGACTTCGGCATCCTGAAGCGGCTGGCGCGGGACCAGCTCATctacctgctggagcag CTTCCCGGGAGGAAGGACCTGTTCATCGAGGCCGACCTGATGAGCCCCCTGGACCGCATCGCCAATGTCTCCATCCTGAAG cagcacgAGGTGGACAAGCTGTACAAGGTGGACAGCCGGCCAGCCCTCAGCACCAGCGACCA GTTCTGCTTCCTTGTCCGGCCGCGGATCAAGACCATGCGGTACATCGCCG ATATTGTCAATGCTGACAAGATGTCTGGGAGGAGCAGGAAGTACAAGATTATCTTCAGCCCCCAAAAG tTTTATGCTTGTGAGATGGTGCTGGAGGAAGAGGGAGTCTTTGGTG ATGTCACCTGTGATGAATGGTCCTTCTACCTGCTGCCCCTGGATGAAGACATCATCAGCATGGAGCTGCCCGAGTTCTTCCGCGACTACTTCTTG GAGGGAGATCACCGCTGGATCAACTCTGTTGCCCGAGCCCTGCAGCTACTGAACTCCCTATACGGGCCTTTTGGCAAGGCCTATGGCATCGGCCGGTGCGCTAAG ATGAGCTACGAGCTGTGGCGAGACCTGGAGGAGGAGAGCGAGAGCGATGGCCAGGGCAGGAAGCCTGAGATTGGCAACATCTTCCTCATGGACAGAG ACATGGACTATGTGACAGCACTGTGCTCCCAGGTGGTGTACGAGGGGCTGGTGGATGACACCTTCCGCATCAAGTGCG ggagtGTGGATTTTGGGCCAGACGTTACCTCTTCTGACAAGAGTATTAAGGTGCTGCTCAATGCCCAGGACAAA GTCTTCAGCCAGATTCGGAACGAGCACTTCTCCAGCGTGTTTGGCTTCCTGAGCCAGAAGTCGCGTAACTTGCAGGCACAGTACGAT CGGCGCCGCGGCATGGACATCAAGCAGATGAAGAACTTTGTCTCCCAGGAACTGAAGGGACTAAAGCAAGAGCATCGCCTCCTGAGCCTGC ATATTGGTGCCTGTGAGTCCATCATGAAGAAGAAAACCAAGCAGGATTTCCAGGAGATGATCAAGGCTGAGCACT ctctgctggaagGTGTCGACGTGCGCGAGAGCACCAGCTTCATTGAGGAGCACATCGACCGGCAG GTATCCCCCATCGAGAGCCTGCGCCTGATGTGCCTCCTGTCCATTACGGAGAACG GTCTCATCCCCAAAGACTACCGCTCCCTCAAAACCCAGTACCTGCAG CTGGGGCTCCGCGCTGAGCCAGCTGCCCCTCCCCAGAGCTACGGGCCTGAGCACTTGCTGACCTTCCACAACCTGAAGCGTGTGGGGCTGCTGACCGAGCAGGCGGCAGGAGAGACCCTGACTGCCGTGGAGAGCAAAGTCAGCAAACTGGTGACAGACCGCGCCGCAG GAAAGATCACAGATGCGTTTAATTCTTTGGCCAGGAAGAGCAATTTTCGAGCCATAAGCAAGAAACTGGGCTTG ATCCCCCGGGTGGACGGAGAGTACGACCTGAAAATGCCTCGGGACATGGCTTATGTGTTCAGTGGGGCCTACATCCCCCTGAGCTGCAAGATCATTGAGCAG GTGTTGGAGCGCCGGGGCTGGCTGGGCCTGGAGGAGGTCGTGCGGCTGCTCAACGGCAACGAGTTTTCCGTCTCAG ACAGCACTGTGGAGGACAACCCCACCTGGGAGTCCCAGCGCGTCATCCTCGCTGTCTTCCTTGGGGGCTGCACCTTCTCTGAAATCGCTGCCCTGCGGTTTCTGGGGAAGGAGAGAG GTTGCAAGTTCATCTTCCTGACCACGGCCATCACCAACAGCGCCCGCATGATGGAGGCCATGATCGAGGCCAAGGCCTga